The following proteins come from a genomic window of Coffea arabica cultivar ET-39 chromosome 11c, Coffea Arabica ET-39 HiFi, whole genome shotgun sequence:
- the LOC113716879 gene encoding protein SIEVE ELEMENT OCCLUSION C, translating to MSLTGFERRYIHLPVSTEEDFLIRKILMTHDPDGRQLDAQQLLHAVKNIIHRASPVSEADCHPENVAVWDADAIGLHDSLGYTIFKISHEVLSRCFEGGDIHTKTMSLFDMLGKFRWDAKVVLVVAAFFTNYGVLQLQVQLQSRNPLAALVALLRQVPSDLSGFRAQFKAFTLLVKTVMELTEVIIEFESLPLQQELLEYKVISAAKSKIYLGSYWIFRSSLACFSLIADLRTRKQDQVNSNSITIAAWTMRNLVCKLSALCCDLREQVKMCHQQIDSRLYEKLPNLFNQIHVDNQEKLKMLIASGDNFPLMDCLSKEKHSISELKNKVVILLISKPELLPIEKIFLLVHQTYDHPHQEKIGGSYVVLWVPLSSSHGWSHADKISFQFLSGSLPFWSLKQPGLLNSAVVNFIIQEWNFKEEATMVVLDTNGMITNSNAMDMIWIWGAKAFPFSISREKELWEVEKWTLQLMIDGIDPLLTKWIEEGKNFCIFGSGNADWIRNFSSKIKEVSNTELQLEVIYVGWRSPTEKLQSILRIIEQENLCTYLTFTKIRFFWLRLESMKSLTSRQENNDDDDMSKEILGLLEVDDSDDGWVLIGTGSLPGLIKLQGQKVTEFFDLFPVWAENLGTMGIVGAIKSALEPTLSTGPCDHAEILAFNEGLLKGPVFCAVCKRLKEKYVLYKCDATG from the exons ATGAGCTTAACCGGGTTTGAAAGGCGCTATATACATTTACCAGTGTCTACCGAAGAAGATTTTCTAATAAGAAAGATCCTTATGACCCATGACCCTGATGGTCGTCAGCTGGATGCTCAGCAATTGCTTCATGCTGTGAAGAATATTATCCATCGTGCTAGTCCTGTATCAGAAGCT GATTGTCATCCAGAAAATGTGGCCGTATGGGATGCTGATGCAATTGGATTACATGATTCGCTGGGATACACCATCTTTAAAATCTCACATGAG GTACTGAGCAGATGCTTTGAGGGAGGGGATATACACACAAAGACAATGTCCTTATTTGACATGTTAGGGAAATTTAGATGGGATGCAAAAGTAGTTCTAGTTGTTGCAGCATTCTTCACAAATTACGGTGTGTTGCAGCTCCAAGTGCAGCTTCAATCCCGTAATCCCTTGGCAGCGCTAGTTGCATTACTTAGACAAGTGCCATCAGACTTGAGTGGGTTCAGGGCGCAATTTAAGGCATTTACCCTGTTAGTAAAGACCGTCATGGAGTTGACAGAAGTTATCATTGAATTTGAAAGCCTGCCATTGCAACAAGAACTTTTGGAGTACAAGGTCATATCTGCTGCGAAGTCAAAAATCTACTTGGGCAGCTACTGGATTTTTAGGAGTTCATTGGCATGTTTTTCTCTCATTGCAGACTTGAGAACCAGAAAGCAGGACCAAGT GAATTCAAATTCTATAACAATTGCAGCATGGACTATGCGCAATTTAGTCTGCAAATTGAGCGCATTGTGCTGCGACTTGAGAGAGCAGGTCAAAATGTGCCATCAGCAAATAG ATTCAAGGTTGTATGAGAAACTACCAAATCTATTCAATCAGATTCATGTCGATAACCAAGAAAAGCTGAAGATGCTAATTGCTTCTGGGGATAACTTCCCATTGATGGATTGtttatcaaaagaaaag CATAGCATCTCTGAACTGAAAAATAAGGTGGTCATCCTTCTAATATCAAAGCCTGAGCTCCTCCCTATTGAGAAAATCTTCCTGCTGGTGCATCAGACATACGATCATCCCCACCAGGAGAAAATTGGAGGGAGCTATGTTGTTTTATGGGTTCCACTCTCATCTTCACATGGTTGGAGTCACGCAGATAAAATCAGTTTTCAATTTCTATCAGGTTCCTTGCCATTTTGGTCATTAAAGCAGCCAGGGTTACTAAATTCAGCAGTTGTCAACTTCATCATACAAGAATGGAACTTCAAAGAGGAGGCCACGATGGTTGTATTGGATACTAATGGCATGATCACAAATTCAAATGCAATGGACATGATATGGATCTGGGGTGCCAAAGCATTTCCATTTTCAATTTCTAGAGAGAAAGAGCTCTGGGAAGTGGAGAAGTGGACACTACAGCTCATGATTGATGGTATTGATCCTTTATTGACCAAATGG ATCgaggaaggtaaaaatttctgCATTTTTGGAAGTGGGAACGCAGATTGGATCAGAAATTTCAGTTCCAAAATCAAGGAAGTTAGTAACACAGAACTTCAGCTGGAGGTGATTTATGTTGGCTGGAGGAGTCCAACTGAAAAATTACAAAGCATTTTACGTATTATCGAACAAGAAAACTTGTGTACATATCTCACATTCACAAAGATTCGTTTCTTTTGGCTGCGATTGGAGAGTATGAAAAGTTTGACTAGTCGCCAAGAAaacaatgatgatgatgatatgtCGAAAGAGATATTGGGATTGTTGGAAGTTGACGACAGTGATGATGGATGGGTGCTCATTGGGACAGGATCTTTGCCAGGCCTGATAAAGCTTCAAGGACAGAAAGTTACAGAATTCTTTGATCTTTTCCCCGTCTGGGCTGAAAATTTAGGGACTATGGGAATAGTGGGTGCTATTAAAAGTGCCCTTGAGCCTACCCTTTCCACAGGACCTTGCGATCATGCTGAAATTCTTGCATTCAATGAGGGATTGTTAAAGGGGCCTGTGTTCTGTGCAGTATGTAAACGCCTGAAGGAGAAGTATGTACTCTACAAATGTGATGCAACTGGATAG
- the LOC113716858 gene encoding protein SIEVE ELEMENT OCCLUSION B-like has product MASELVPTTRGLQLQPIQPIQPVSRPMTENVPTTRGHPMTQATHEIAPSTRGQPSTTARPYLGESRPHFGEGQAHLGEGQAHLGEAQAHLAEVPAVRGQPPTNVPGILKNQPPAGRSGHLMRERHLFSSSDDNAMMKQILAAHAPDGREFDVKTLVFIVEDIMRRATFLGEGAQSQAPADTWEDRAIHGGYTDMLELLAYPINKTNSELICKCSSGGDAHSITMALFQTLSSYTWEAKVAIAFAAFAVSYGEFWLVAQLYTTNPLAKSVAVLKELPEIMEHAEALKQKFEAVNNLINAMLNVTHCIVKFKELPTQYINPESPEMISAAAHIPTAVYWTVRSIVACSFILLNLIALGHEFVASAAEAWELNSLAHKLASIKEHLERQMDVINRRIEERRENDAYLALVRLFETTHVDNMKILRALIYAKEDQLPLFDGTHKRRASLDVLRRKHVLLLISDLDMSHEELSVLHQMYTESRQQPTRPESQYEVVWLPVIDRLLPWHDATDKQFQFVQNSMPWYSVAHPMMLDPAVIRFIKENWGFNKKPQLVVLDPQGKDSNRNALHMMWIWGSLAFPFTKAKEEALWREETWRIELLADSIDPNLFHWVNENRYICLYGGEDIEWIRKFTNTVRGAANAAGIRLEMLYVGKSNPKERVRRNNSIIQAENLSHILTDLTLIWFFWVRLESMWHSKNQHGMTVENDPIMQEIVTMLSFDGSDQGWAVFCRGSHEMAKGKAETIYECMSQFDRWKDKVVYPDGFVIAMNDHLRELHTPHHCNRLILPGPTGHIPERVVCAECGRPMERFIMYRCCID; this is encoded by the exons ATGGCTAGTGAATTGGTGCCAACTACAAGGGGCCTGCAATTGCAGCCCATACAGCCAATTCAGCCTGTGTCTCGCCCAATGACTGAAAATGTACCCACCACTAGGGGCCACCCAATGACTCAAGCAACCCACGAAATAGCGCCCAGTACCAGGGGTCAGCCATCGACTACAGCTCGCCCTTACCTCGGTGAATCACGCCCCCACTTTGGTGAAGGGCAGGCTCACCTTGGAGAAGGGCAGGCTCACCTTGGCGAAGCGCAGGCTCACCTTGCTGAAGTGCCTGCTGTTAGGGGTCAACCCCCCACAAATGTGCCTGGTATTTTGAAGAATCAACCACCTGCCGGCAGGAGCGGCCATTTGATGAGGGAACGTCATCTGTTCTCAAGTTCAGATGATAATGCCATGATGAAGCAAATTCTAGCCGCACATGCTCCAGATGGCCGTGAATTTGATGTAAAAACTCTCGTCTTCATCGTTGAGGATATCATGCGCCGTGCTACATTTCTTGGCGAA GGAGCACAAAGTCAAGCTCCTGCTGATACGTGGGAGGATAGGGCTATTCACGGCGGTTACACTGACATGCTAGAACTTTTGGCATATCCCATCAACAAAACAAATTCTGAG CTAATCTGCAAGTGCAGTTCGGGAGGAGATGCACATTCAATAACTATGGCACTCTTCCAGACACTGTCAAGCTATACTTGGGAGGCCAAGGTGGCAATAGCCTTTGCGGCTTTTGCTGTGAGTTATGGTGAGTTCTGGCTGGTTGCTCAGCTTTACACCACAAATCCACTAGCCAAGTCAGTTGCAGTTCTTAAGGAACTTCCAGAAATAATGGAGCATGCTGAAGCGTTGAAGCAAAAGTTTGAGGCAGTTAATAACCTCATTAACGCAATGCTGAATGTGACTCATTGCATTGTTAAGTTCAAGGAGCTCCCTACACAGTATATTAACCCTGAATCACCTGAAATGATATCTGCTGCTGCCCATATCCCCACAGCTGTTTACTGGACCGTTCGTAGCATTGTTGCTTGTTCGTTTATACTGCTGAACCTTATAGCCCTTGGACACGA GTTTGTCGCCTCAGCTGCAGAGGCGTGGGAATTGAATAGCTTGGCTCATAAGCTTGCCAGCATAAAAGAGCACCTGGAAAGGCAAATGGATGTTATAAACCGGAGAATAG AGGAGAGGAGAGAAAACGACGCATATCTAGCACTTGTTCGACTCTTTGAGACAACCCACGTCGACAACATGAAGATTCTTAGGGCTTTGATATATGCCAAGGAGGACCAGCTGCCCCTCTTTGATGGAACTCACAAGAGAAGA GCTAGCCTGGATGTATTGAGGAGGAAACATGTATTGCTACTCATTTCAGACCTTGACATGTCCCATGAAGAGCTCTCAGTCCTCCATCAGATGTATACTGAATCAAGGCAACAGCCAACTAGGCCAGAGAGTCAGTACGAGGTTGTTTGGCTTCCAGTTATTGACAGATTATTACCGTGGCATGATGCAACTGATAAGCAGTTTCAGTTTGTCCAAAACTCAATGCCATGGTACTCAGTGGCTCACCCAATGATGCTTGACCCTGCTGTCATCAGATTCATCAAGGAGAACTGGGGCTTTAACAAGAAACCTCAGCTTGTTGTCCTGGATCCACAGGGAAAAGACTCAAATCGCAATGCTTTGCACATGATGTGGATTTGGGGTAGTTTAGCTTTCCCTTTCactaaagcaaaagaagaagcacTATGGAGGGAAGAAACCTGGAGGATTGAATTGTTGGCTGACTCCATTGATCCAAACCTTTTCCATTGG GTAAATGAAAACAGATACATATGCTTGTATGGTGGAGAGGACATCGAATGGATCAGGAAATTCACAAACACTGTGCGGGGTGCTGCAAATGCTGCAGGTATCCGACTGGAGATGCTCTATGTAGGGAAAAGCAACCCCAAGGAAAGGGTGAGGAGAAACAATTCCATCATCCAGGCTGAGAACCTAAGCCACATTTTGACTGACCTGACTCTGATCTGGTTTTTCTGGGTGAGGCTGGAGAGCATGTGGCACTCCAAGAATCAACATGGCATGACAGTGGAGAATGATCCGATAATGCAAGAGATTGTGACCATGCTTAGCTTTGACGGAAGTGACCAGGGATGGGCTGTATTCTGCAGAGGTTCGCATGAGATGGCTAAAGGAAAAGCCGAAACAATTTATGAATGCATGAGCCAGTTTGATCGGTGGAAGGACAAAGTTGTTTACCCCGATGGCTTTGTGATTGCGATGAATGACCATCTTCGTGAGCTCCACACCCCCCATCATTGCAACCGCCTGATATTGCCCGGACCTACTGGGCATATTCCTGAGAGGGTGGTTTGTGCTGAATGCGGCCGTCCCATGGAGAGGTTCATCATGTACCGTTGCTGCATCGATTAA